The Sphingobium aromaticiconvertens genome has a segment encoding these proteins:
- the trbB gene encoding P-type conjugative transfer ATPase TrbB, producing the protein MTASHQKPEALARGARMLRTALGASIARFLEDPGVVEVMLNPDGRIWVDRLSEGLADTGERLSAADGERIVRLVAHHVGVEVHARSPRVSAELPETGERFEGLLPPVVAAPTFAIRKPAVSVFTLDDYVTAGIMTSLQAEVLRLNVATRANILVAGGTSTGKTTLTNALLAEVAKTTDRVVIIEDTRELQCAAPNLVAMRTKDGVATLSDLVRSSLRLRPDRIPIGEVRGPEALDLLKAWGTGHPGGIGTIHAGSGIGALRRLEQLIQEAVITVPRALIAETIGLVAVLAGRGSSRRLVELARVDGLGPDGDYAITHPITLATTSKGDPS; encoded by the coding sequence ATGACCGCATCACATCAGAAACCGGAAGCGCTTGCCCGTGGCGCGCGGATGCTGCGTACCGCGCTGGGGGCATCCATTGCCCGATTTCTGGAAGATCCCGGCGTGGTCGAGGTGATGCTGAACCCGGACGGCCGCATCTGGGTGGACCGGCTCTCCGAAGGTCTGGCCGATACGGGGGAGCGATTGTCCGCCGCCGATGGCGAGCGGATCGTCCGGCTGGTCGCCCATCATGTCGGGGTCGAGGTTCATGCCCGTAGCCCGCGTGTCTCGGCCGAGCTGCCCGAGACCGGCGAACGGTTCGAAGGACTATTGCCGCCGGTGGTCGCTGCTCCAACCTTTGCCATCCGCAAGCCTGCCGTCTCCGTTTTCACGCTCGACGACTATGTGACAGCCGGAATTATGACCAGTCTTCAGGCCGAGGTGTTGCGCCTGAACGTCGCCACCCGGGCCAATATCCTTGTCGCGGGCGGCACCTCGACCGGCAAGACCACGCTGACCAATGCGCTGCTGGCCGAAGTCGCGAAGACCACGGATCGCGTCGTCATCATCGAGGACACGCGCGAGCTACAATGCGCCGCGCCGAACCTTGTCGCCATGCGGACGAAAGATGGCGTGGCGACGCTTTCCGACCTGGTCCGTTCCTCACTGCGCCTGCGCCCCGACCGCATCCCCATCGGCGAAGTGCGCGGTCCCGAAGCTCTCGATCTGCTCAAAGCCTGGGGCACCGGGCATCCCGGCGGGATCGGCACCATCCATGCCGGTTCCGGCATCGGCGCGCTGCGCCGCCTCGAACAGCTCATCCAGGAAGCCGTTATCACGGTGCCCCGCGCCCTGATCGCCGAGACGATCGGCCTTGTTGCCGTCCTTGCTGGACGCGGATCTTCCCGCCGTCTCGTTGAACTCGCCCGCGTCGATGGGCTCGGCCCCGACGGCGACTACGCCATCACGCATCCCATCACTTTGGCAACCACCTCGAAAGGAGATCCTTCATGA
- a CDS encoding DEAD/DEAH box helicase translates to MVRLMPAYDPERLDLANGARIGLALENEISANQARSYVRCLQIGWQVDTIGWSQADSEGQLADARRLLHAAEIFAEIEGYEAPRAIDCYRRAGEILEWLARSNDGTKMFAPIELLSGAAFQLGGLPAMASGLLGQLDLDEDGPALFAAFLRADFDEVLTLAMAFWKQHPGLTAADASPRILEEQNDDRLAWYFTVELVRALGLFADSARRGDDARLRKAAAKLKALDSMAVRTFSDDVSLLIGLLRQVGERFAAASIYRSVRALGQLNLERMPRMLAFGRDQFARGRGILWSSQLAGITRLLENSSFALCTPTGSGKTLVANLGLIKELLLRDHGDVIPLALYVVPSRALAGEVEAKLTSELGRDLIITGLYGGADWGITDYWLNADRPTVLIATVEKADALMRYLAPLLLGRLRLLIVDEAHQVLPEDTESGRNAFADHSSRALRLESFVARLLTQAPDIVRIALTAVAGGAAGPVARWMEGDADAQAIGTRYRSTRQVIGVLETASERRSTMLLDLMNGRPLYVRGRDAPVYLNLTIPPMAQLPPDMRRSLYCFNQVTVLWTALHLAATNRRILISLAQKPEETMGWYAKSFDLPAWQGLSAYVPPEGRLGAMFAEARAACVDYCGPESYEVALLDRGIATSHGQMPQRLRRLMVQMIDEKVCPITVATATLTEGVNLPFDIIFVTSLKRSAYDNVKQKPIITPYTPAEFRNLAGRAGRPGATKGMEGLTLVALPTTIATTANGQKQTQHNQVGALREDYNVLRENLRLDELAGDATLSPLAMLLQELRNKASLYFGHVTDEAFLDWLDQVQPEELSDDAGTGATSDLARLADTVDELDSFVMTALEELSLLDDGLDGAQAEAKLAALWQKTFTMAAAAQEAWLEQAIVRRGRAIVEEIYPDAEERRRLYQYGFSPYVGRRFEAVAPAISEKLTEAVNYGSDTPAQRLARFTALGELLKSDRGFGFRVRDTVGDQNILATWTDVLAWWMRGPGGEVPEAGNLRARQRFVADNLEFRLGVAIGAVVAQKWTAGAGDPLAVPSLDAWKATTGLPWFGFWARELLRWGTLDPFVAFALAQGRAKTREDAEELRSSFDEWLEAEVKNPTSEDLISPQHFLAWERGLPARERERVEPVPDEAELTGTTGAMRRYSVLPIAGDEEVLWVDAAGYELARSSDEPRHYDSSDIANDYVLDTVAQPSVRRVFARSRWR, encoded by the coding sequence GTGGTGCGCCTGATGCCTGCCTACGATCCGGAGCGCCTCGACCTCGCCAACGGCGCCCGCATTGGATTGGCCCTCGAGAATGAAATCTCCGCCAACCAGGCCCGCTCATACGTGCGCTGCCTTCAGATTGGCTGGCAGGTCGACACGATCGGATGGAGCCAAGCCGATTCGGAAGGACAGCTCGCCGATGCGCGCCGCCTGCTGCACGCGGCCGAGATTTTCGCCGAGATTGAAGGCTATGAAGCGCCACGGGCTATCGACTGCTACCGAAGAGCAGGCGAAATTCTCGAATGGCTGGCGCGGTCCAACGACGGGACTAAAATGTTTGCCCCGATCGAGTTACTCTCTGGGGCGGCATTCCAGCTCGGCGGTCTCCCTGCGATGGCTTCGGGCCTACTTGGCCAGCTCGACCTCGACGAAGATGGACCCGCGCTTTTTGCTGCCTTTCTTCGGGCCGATTTCGATGAGGTCCTGACTCTCGCGATGGCTTTCTGGAAGCAGCACCCCGGCCTAACCGCCGCAGACGCTTCCCCACGCATTCTCGAAGAGCAAAACGACGACCGCCTCGCGTGGTACTTTACCGTTGAGCTAGTCCGGGCGCTTGGTCTCTTTGCGGATTCCGCACGGCGCGGTGATGATGCCCGCCTCAGAAAGGCTGCCGCCAAACTCAAGGCTTTAGACTCAATGGCGGTCCGCACCTTCAGCGACGACGTCTCACTGCTGATCGGCCTTCTACGCCAAGTGGGCGAGCGATTTGCAGCTGCGAGCATCTATCGGTCGGTGCGGGCGCTCGGCCAACTGAATCTCGAACGCATGCCCCGTATGCTAGCCTTTGGGCGCGATCAGTTTGCGCGAGGACGAGGTATCCTCTGGTCTTCGCAACTGGCGGGTATCACCCGACTACTGGAGAATTCGTCCTTCGCACTCTGTACGCCAACGGGGTCGGGCAAAACGCTCGTTGCCAACCTCGGTCTCATCAAAGAATTGCTGCTGCGCGATCATGGCGATGTTATACCGCTTGCGCTCTACGTCGTGCCGTCGCGCGCGCTCGCCGGCGAAGTCGAGGCAAAACTGACCTCTGAACTCGGGCGCGATCTGATCATCACCGGGCTCTATGGTGGCGCGGATTGGGGCATTACCGACTATTGGCTCAACGCTGATCGCCCGACCGTTTTGATCGCGACGGTCGAGAAGGCAGATGCGCTGATGCGCTACCTTGCGCCGCTGCTCCTCGGCCGGCTGCGGTTGCTCATTGTCGACGAGGCGCACCAGGTGTTGCCCGAAGACACCGAGAGTGGCCGTAATGCCTTTGCCGATCACAGTAGTCGTGCGCTGCGGCTGGAGAGCTTTGTCGCGCGTTTGCTGACACAGGCCCCCGACATCGTCCGCATCGCGTTGACAGCGGTCGCCGGTGGCGCGGCCGGGCCGGTCGCGCGCTGGATGGAAGGCGACGCGGACGCGCAGGCGATAGGCACCCGCTATCGCAGTACCCGGCAGGTCATCGGAGTGCTCGAGACCGCATCGGAACGACGCAGTACGATGTTGCTCGACTTGATGAATGGTCGGCCACTCTACGTACGGGGCCGCGACGCCCCTGTGTATCTCAACCTCACCATACCTCCGATGGCACAGCTCCCGCCAGACATGCGCCGGAGCCTGTACTGTTTCAATCAGGTCACGGTTTTATGGACTGCGCTTCATCTCGCTGCGACTAATCGTCGGATTTTGATCTCGTTGGCTCAGAAGCCCGAAGAGACGATGGGCTGGTATGCTAAGTCATTCGATCTGCCGGCCTGGCAAGGGCTCTCTGCCTATGTCCCGCCCGAAGGTAGGCTTGGCGCCATGTTCGCAGAAGCAAGAGCAGCCTGTGTCGATTATTGCGGCCCGGAATCCTATGAAGTCGCGCTGCTGGACCGCGGCATCGCGACAAGTCATGGGCAGATGCCGCAACGCCTGCGTCGCCTCATGGTGCAGATGATCGACGAGAAGGTCTGTCCGATCACGGTCGCGACAGCGACCCTCACGGAGGGCGTGAATCTTCCTTTTGACATCATCTTCGTGACCTCGCTCAAGCGCAGCGCGTACGACAATGTGAAGCAGAAGCCGATCATCACGCCGTACACACCGGCGGAGTTTCGTAACCTTGCCGGCCGGGCCGGACGCCCTGGTGCCACCAAGGGAATGGAAGGCCTGACCCTCGTCGCGCTCCCGACGACGATCGCCACCACTGCGAACGGCCAGAAGCAGACACAGCACAATCAGGTGGGCGCTCTTAGGGAAGATTATAACGTGCTTCGTGAGAACCTGCGTCTCGACGAGCTTGCCGGCGACGCCACTCTCAGCCCGCTGGCAATGTTGCTTCAGGAGCTTCGCAACAAGGCGTCGCTATATTTCGGCCACGTCACCGACGAGGCATTTCTCGACTGGCTGGATCAGGTTCAGCCCGAGGAACTGAGCGACGATGCTGGCACCGGCGCCACCAGTGACTTAGCGCGACTGGCGGATACCGTTGATGAGCTCGATTCCTTTGTCATGACCGCGCTTGAGGAACTCAGTCTCCTCGACGACGGTCTCGATGGCGCGCAGGCGGAAGCCAAGCTTGCGGCGCTCTGGCAGAAGACATTCACGATGGCGGCAGCGGCGCAGGAAGCCTGGCTCGAACAAGCAATCGTGCGGCGAGGACGCGCCATTGTCGAAGAGATTTATCCCGACGCCGAAGAACGACGTCGGCTCTACCAATATGGCTTCTCACCCTATGTCGGCCGCCGCTTCGAAGCCGTCGCACCAGCCATCTCCGAAAAGCTGACCGAAGCCGTGAACTATGGCAGCGATACGCCTGCGCAACGACTCGCCCGGTTCACGGCGCTAGGAGAATTGCTTAAGAGTGATCGCGGGTTTGGATTCCGCGTTCGCGACACCGTGGGCGATCAGAACATACTCGCGACCTGGACGGACGTCCTCGCCTGGTGGATGCGCGGACCGGGTGGTGAAGTGCCGGAAGCCGGTAATTTGCGTGCCCGGCAACGCTTCGTTGCCGATAATTTGGAATTCAGGCTCGGAGTGGCGATCGGTGCTGTCGTCGCCCAAAAGTGGACGGCTGGGGCGGGTGATCCGCTTGCTGTGCCTTCGCTTGATGCATGGAAGGCCACGACCGGATTGCCTTGGTTTGGTTTCTGGGCACGAGAACTGCTGCGATGGGGTACGCTCGATCCGTTCGTTGCATTCGCCCTTGCCCAAGGGCGGGCTAAGACCCGTGAAGATGCGGAAGAGTTGCGATCATCGTTCGATGAATGGCTTGAGGCAGAAGTCAAAAATCCGACGAGCGAAGATCTCATCAGCCCCCAGCACTTTCTCGCGTGGGAGCGCGGCTTGCCTGCTCGTGAGCGGGAACGCGTCGAGCCAGTGCCGGATGAAGCCGAGCTTACAGGCACAACCGGAGCGATGCGGCGGTACAGTGTGCTGCCCATCGCTGGTGACGAGGAAGTGCTCTGGGTCGATGCGGCCGGATACGAACTCGCGCGATCGTCCGACGAGCCTAGGCACTATGACTCCAGCGACATCGCCAATGATTATGTGCTTGATACGGTTGCACAGCCGAGCGTGCGTCGTGTGTTTGCGCGCTCGCGTTGGCGGTGA
- a CDS encoding aminotransferase: MTLHTCSPPKNALDRWLTKYPSDVDNYGHLLLEQNCECDEDLIQDFVGYFESAHTDARAYFHEQLGIDLHPDADAPGAHATYPNMLPSITRRGLFGEVMAGMLTEHYEFVGGHHWVIPVFLFRFHEDAEAYLFALARDEERKREVYGRRGSDFLALALNDAGEVIRFIAGEAKWRKKLQPAVVADLLYGKKKTDPATGIAAHDGKGIWFQINRDIPAPHGLRQLQRLLREIDPDAFSAAIATIDRVLVVKGAEPLPRTNLIMISGGDVPSRKAKTSLIPWEALPDDYTAPHDLQVVELILTDGEDLIDGVYDALWCA; encoded by the coding sequence TTGACATTGCACACCTGTTCGCCGCCGAAAAATGCTCTGGATCGCTGGCTCACCAAATATCCGAGCGATGTCGATAACTACGGCCATCTTCTGCTGGAGCAGAATTGTGAGTGCGACGAAGATCTGATCCAGGATTTCGTCGGCTACTTCGAATCAGCGCACACTGATGCACGAGCTTATTTTCATGAGCAATTGGGCATCGACCTTCATCCCGATGCTGACGCGCCCGGCGCGCATGCAACCTATCCCAATATGCTCCCATCGATTACGCGGCGTGGGCTCTTCGGTGAAGTCATGGCCGGCATGCTAACCGAGCATTATGAGTTCGTCGGCGGTCACCACTGGGTAATTCCAGTTTTCCTGTTCCGCTTTCACGAAGATGCCGAGGCCTATCTCTTCGCTCTGGCGCGCGACGAGGAGCGCAAGCGTGAGGTTTATGGTCGCCGTGGTTCGGATTTCTTGGCGCTGGCACTCAATGACGCGGGCGAAGTGATCCGTTTCATCGCCGGTGAGGCCAAATGGCGTAAGAAGCTCCAGCCTGCGGTTGTCGCCGACCTCCTGTATGGAAAGAAAAAGACCGATCCGGCGACGGGGATCGCGGCACACGACGGAAAAGGCATTTGGTTTCAGATCAATCGGGACATACCGGCACCGCACGGGTTGCGGCAATTGCAGCGACTACTCCGAGAGATTGATCCAGATGCCTTTTCGGCCGCGATCGCCACGATTGATCGCGTGCTGGTAGTCAAGGGCGCCGAGCCGTTGCCGCGCACTAACCTGATCATGATTTCCGGTGGTGACGTGCCTAGTCGAAAGGCCAAGACATCTCTCATCCCATGGGAAGCCCTTCCCGATGACTACACTGCGCCGCACGACCTTCAGGTAGTCGAGCTTATTCTGACCGACGGCGAAGATCTGATCGACGGCGTCTATGACGCTTTGTGGTGCGCCTGA
- a CDS encoding CopG family transcriptional regulator: MTTRTRMNVYFAPDLLKQVEALALRRNVSKSAVIEAAVASFLSGDTTERLEAAMSRRLDKLGRQIDGLDEDFAVLGETLALFIHFWLTVTPPLPDSAKESARAKGNERFEGFLLTLGRKLATGDRFLKELSRDMSGEQLARETPLPPQDH, from the coding sequence ATGACCACCCGCACTCGCATGAACGTCTATTTCGCGCCCGATCTGCTAAAACAGGTCGAAGCCCTGGCGCTGCGTCGCAATGTCTCCAAATCCGCAGTGATCGAGGCCGCGGTGGCGTCCTTCCTGTCTGGTGACACGACCGAGCGGCTGGAAGCCGCCATGTCGCGCCGTCTCGACAAACTTGGCCGTCAGATAGACGGTCTGGACGAGGATTTCGCCGTGTTGGGAGAGACGCTGGCGCTCTTTATCCACTTCTGGCTGACGGTAACGCCGCCATTGCCGGATTCCGCGAAGGAATCAGCTCGGGCGAAGGGGAACGAAAGGTTCGAAGGCTTCCTTCTGACCCTTGGACGCAAGCTGGCAACGGGCGACAGATTTTTGAAGGAGCTGTCGCGGGATATGTCAGGGGAGCAGTTGGCTCGCGAAACGCCATTGCCACCGCAGGATCATTGA
- a CDS encoding conjugal transfer protein TraG yields MRGGRILWGQIIVVFTIVLVMVWASTQWVAFRLGFQPQLGNPWFDVAGWPVYYPPAFFWWWFSFDAYAPGIFTEGAIIATSGAVMAIAAALFMSIIRAREARNVATYGSARWAEDKEIHAAGLLGSDGVVLGRHSKEYLRHDGPEHVLCFAPTRSGKGVGLVVPTLLTWPGSCIIHDIKGENWTLTAGFRSRHGRVLLFDPTNVHSAAYNPLLEVRQGEWEVRDVQNIADILVDPEGSLDKRNHWEKTSHSLLVGAILHVLYAEKDKTLAGVASFLSDPRRPVEATLRAMMDTPHLGEAGVHPVIASSARELLNKSENERSGVLSTAMSFLGLYRDPVVARVTERCDWRIADLVGTDEPVSLYLVVPPSDINRTKPLIRLILNQVGRRLTEELETAGKRHRLLLMLDEFPALGRLDFFESALAFMAGYGLKAFLIAQSLNQIERAYGQNNAILDNCHVRVAFAANDERTAKRISDALGTATEMRDSTNYAGHRLAPWLGHLMVSRQETARPLLTPGEIMQLPPTDEIVMVAGVPPIRVAKARYYADARFQERVLPPPDLRKQPTKITVSPSDDWTSRIVPAANTSGSGVGAVDGDPANAGIRREPELPEHEEIVPPPPSPSQEFDILDDEPDVDAGKARAMRQRMRMVARQASLDPSDGIEL; encoded by the coding sequence ATGCGTGGAGGCCGAATACTCTGGGGCCAGATCATCGTCGTGTTCACCATCGTCCTGGTGATGGTCTGGGCATCGACGCAATGGGTTGCCTTCCGCCTCGGGTTCCAGCCCCAGCTCGGCAATCCGTGGTTCGATGTCGCGGGATGGCCAGTCTATTATCCCCCAGCCTTCTTCTGGTGGTGGTTTTCCTTCGACGCATATGCGCCCGGCATTTTCACCGAGGGCGCCATCATCGCCACGTCTGGCGCGGTTATGGCCATCGCCGCCGCCCTCTTCATGTCGATCATTCGGGCGCGGGAAGCGCGCAACGTCGCCACCTACGGGTCAGCGCGCTGGGCAGAGGATAAGGAAATTCATGCCGCCGGTCTGCTCGGGTCGGATGGCGTCGTGCTGGGCCGTCACAGCAAAGAGTATCTGCGCCATGACGGACCTGAGCATGTTCTTTGCTTCGCTCCCACCCGATCGGGCAAGGGTGTCGGCCTCGTCGTGCCGACGCTACTGACCTGGCCGGGAAGTTGCATCATCCATGACATCAAAGGTGAGAACTGGACGCTGACGGCGGGCTTTCGCTCCCGTCACGGGCGGGTGCTGCTCTTCGATCCGACCAACGTCCATTCCGCAGCTTACAACCCGCTGCTGGAGGTGCGGCAGGGCGAATGGGAAGTCCGTGATGTGCAGAACATCGCGGATATCCTGGTCGACCCCGAGGGTAGTCTCGACAAGCGCAACCACTGGGAAAAAACCAGCCATTCGCTGCTGGTTGGCGCGATCCTGCACGTCCTTTATGCCGAGAAGGACAAGACACTGGCAGGCGTTGCGAGCTTCTTGTCCGATCCGCGCCGTCCGGTAGAGGCGACCTTGCGCGCCATGATGGATACGCCGCATCTGGGCGAAGCCGGGGTGCATCCCGTTATCGCCTCGTCGGCGCGCGAACTGCTCAACAAGAGCGAGAACGAACGATCAGGTGTGTTGTCGACCGCCATGTCCTTTCTCGGCCTGTACCGAGATCCGGTCGTGGCCCGCGTGACAGAACGCTGCGACTGGCGCATCGCGGATCTGGTCGGGACCGACGAACCTGTCAGCCTCTACCTCGTCGTACCGCCATCCGACATCAACCGCACCAAGCCACTGATCCGTCTGATCCTCAACCAGGTCGGGCGGCGGCTGACCGAGGAACTGGAAACTGCCGGCAAACGGCATCGCCTCCTGTTGATGCTGGACGAGTTTCCGGCGCTCGGACGGCTGGATTTCTTTGAATCGGCTTTGGCCTTCATGGCGGGCTATGGGCTGAAGGCGTTCCTGATCGCGCAATCGCTCAACCAGATCGAGCGCGCCTATGGTCAGAACAACGCCATTCTCGACAACTGCCATGTGCGCGTTGCCTTTGCCGCAAACGATGAGCGCACTGCCAAGCGGATCAGCGATGCGCTCGGCACGGCGACCGAAATGCGCGATTCCACCAACTATGCCGGTCATCGCCTTGCGCCCTGGCTCGGGCACCTCATGGTCTCGCGACAGGAAACAGCGCGCCCGCTGCTGACGCCGGGCGAAATCATGCAGCTTCCGCCCACCGATGAGATCGTCATGGTGGCGGGCGTGCCGCCGATCCGTGTCGCGAAGGCGCGCTACTATGCCGATGCGCGGTTTCAGGAACGCGTGTTGCCGCCGCCAGATCTGCGCAAGCAGCCGACGAAGATCACCGTGTCGCCGTCAGACGACTGGACGAGCCGCATCGTCCCGGCGGCCAATACCAGCGGTTCGGGTGTGGGCGCAGTCGATGGCGATCCGGCCAATGCCGGTATCCGCCGAGAGCCGGAACTGCCCGAACACGAGGAAATCGTTCCGCCACCGCCATCCCCATCGCAGGAGTTCGACATCCTCGATGATGAGCCAGACGTCGATGCTGGCAAGGCCCGAGCCATGCGTCAGCGGATGCGCATGGTGGCGCGGCAAGCATCACTCGACCCCAGCGACGGCATCGAGCTTTGA
- a CDS encoding relaxase/mobilization nuclease domain-containing protein, which produces MSADDENRFRPKPGRIRSDTPKAGKAKSFLTRAKKLARQQGNVHSRYSPRSGSGKAGKSGKASSGAGGPGIKRGRGASFVRARSLTGGWRHSTAGVRRVVVKTRYVQQAGKNGKAAAHLRYIQRDGTSRDGERGQLYSATDDRADGDAFLERGKDNRHQFRFIVSPEDGVDLADLTEHTRDLMNRIEADLGTTLDWVAVNHYNTGQPHVHVIVNGRDDKGADLVINGDYLANGIRERASELTTLELGPVTEIEQSRKLSAEIDQDRFTHIDRAMTVEADDRLLDLRHEPQDPRRQFNRTLRLRRLARLEKMGLATEHAPGVWELGAKMEPALRELGERGDIINNMHKVLKADGLERDPMTFQLHDAAPTAPITGRVVDKYLTDEMAENLTLVVDGIDGRTHHVPGIDPASVEDARIGSIIEVGPAETAGRPSDRTIAAISEDGIYRPSRHLEQAKFEGRVPGGDYEGYVDSHVRRLEALRRAGIVERIDADQWRIPEDFESRAATYDAGRNRLANIRVVSTIELEKQIGADGATWLDRRLVTPDASELTPAGFGQQVREAMDQRREHHIEQGDATRSRAGRILYRRNLLANLRNREVARVGAEMAESKGVPFRAAADGENVSGKFTGTAQLSSGKFAVIEKSHEFTLVPWRPVIDRQLGREVMGVVQGQSVSWQLGRQRGLGI; this is translated from the coding sequence ATGAGCGCCGACGACGAGAACCGCTTTCGCCCGAAGCCCGGCCGCATTCGATCCGACACGCCCAAGGCGGGCAAGGCGAAGAGCTTTCTGACGCGGGCGAAGAAGCTCGCCCGCCAGCAGGGCAATGTGCATTCCCGGTATTCACCCCGCTCTGGCTCCGGCAAGGCCGGAAAGAGTGGGAAGGCGTCATCCGGTGCCGGTGGGCCTGGCATCAAGCGGGGGCGCGGCGCGTCCTTTGTTCGCGCCCGCAGCCTGACGGGTGGCTGGCGACACAGCACGGCGGGAGTGCGCCGCGTCGTCGTCAAAACCCGCTATGTCCAGCAGGCCGGAAAGAACGGCAAAGCCGCGGCCCATCTGCGCTATATCCAGCGGGATGGGACATCGCGTGATGGTGAGCGCGGTCAGCTCTATTCCGCCACCGACGATCGCGCCGATGGCGATGCTTTCCTTGAACGCGGCAAGGATAATCGGCACCAATTCCGGTTCATCGTCTCGCCCGAGGATGGCGTGGATCTCGCCGATCTGACTGAACACACCCGCGATCTGATGAACCGTATCGAGGCTGATCTTGGCACCACGCTCGATTGGGTGGCCGTCAATCATTACAACACCGGCCAACCCCATGTGCATGTCATCGTCAACGGTCGTGACGACAAGGGCGCCGATCTCGTCATCAATGGCGACTATCTCGCCAATGGTATCCGCGAGCGGGCGAGCGAGCTGACCACGCTGGAGCTTGGCCCTGTCACCGAGATCGAGCAGAGCCGTAAACTATCGGCGGAGATCGACCAGGACCGTTTCACCCACATCGACCGGGCGATGACGGTGGAGGCAGATGACCGCTTGCTCGACCTCCGCCACGAACCCCAAGATCCCCGCCGTCAGTTCAACCGGACCTTACGCCTGCGCCGCCTCGCCAGGCTGGAGAAGATGGGGCTCGCCACCGAACACGCACCCGGCGTCTGGGAACTCGGTGCGAAGATGGAACCGGCGCTGCGCGAACTGGGCGAGCGCGGCGACATCATCAATAATATGCACAAGGTGCTGAAGGCTGATGGCCTGGAGCGTGACCCGATGACATTCCAGCTTCACGATGCAGCACCCACGGCACCGATCACAGGCCGCGTCGTGGACAAATATCTCACCGACGAGATGGCCGAAAACCTGACCCTGGTGGTGGATGGGATCGACGGGCGCACGCATCATGTGCCCGGCATCGACCCGGCCAGCGTCGAGGACGCCCGGATCGGCAGTATCATTGAGGTCGGTCCCGCCGAAACGGCGGGTCGTCCGTCCGATCGCACCATTGCTGCGATCTCAGAGGACGGCATCTACAGGCCGAGCCGTCATCTCGAACAGGCGAAGTTCGAGGGCCGCGTGCCGGGCGGAGATTATGAAGGCTATGTGGATTCCCATGTCCGGCGGCTTGAGGCGCTGCGCCGCGCCGGGATCGTCGAGCGGATCGACGCCGACCAATGGCGCATCCCCGAGGACTTTGAGAGCCGAGCCGCGACCTATGATGCCGGTCGCAACCGACTGGCCAACATCCGTGTCGTCTCGACCATTGAGCTGGAAAAGCAGATTGGTGCCGATGGCGCGACTTGGCTTGATCGGCGGCTGGTGACGCCGGACGCCTCGGAACTTACACCAGCAGGGTTCGGGCAGCAGGTGCGCGAGGCGATGGATCAGCGCCGTGAACATCACATCGAACAAGGCGACGCCACCCGAAGCCGCGCAGGCCGCATCCTCTATCGTCGCAATCTCCTCGCCAATCTACGGAACCGGGAGGTGGCGCGGGTGGGAGCCGAGATGGCCGAGAGCAAAGGGGTGCCGTTCCGGGCGGCTGCCGATGGCGAGAATGTCAGCGGCAAGTTCACGGGGACCGCGCAGCTATCCAGCGGCAAATTCGCCGTGATCGAGAAGAGCCATGAGTTCACGCTTGTCCCATGGCGGCCCGTCATTGACCGTCAGTTAGGCCGCGAGGTGATGGGCGTCGTACAGGGCCAATCGGTATCCTGGCAGTTAGGGCGGCAGCGAGGATTGGGGATCTGA
- a CDS encoding lytic transglycosylase domain-containing protein, producing MRSHALILFTALLSLGSGVTQAIAQVTPQPAPISAHRYAAFIAEASQRYGIPEHWIRAVLRIESAGDVRAVSSAGAMGLMQVMPGTWAGLHIRHGLGRDPYDPRDNILAGTAYLREMWDRYGNVAAMLAAYNAGPGRYDEHLTTGRVLPAETRTYIATLAPLFGGAAAPDAPTTVRPPPPDWRDAPLFVAQAGGNATATTPPTSEVRATAPVRDPVDAVPQGGNIFVARASDGDAP from the coding sequence ATGCGATCCCATGCCCTTATTCTCTTCACGGCCTTGCTGTCGCTTGGCAGCGGCGTGACGCAGGCCATTGCTCAGGTGACGCCGCAACCTGCGCCTATTTCTGCGCATCGGTATGCCGCGTTCATTGCCGAGGCGTCACAGCGCTACGGCATTCCAGAGCACTGGATTCGCGCTGTCCTGCGCATAGAAAGCGCGGGCGATGTGCGCGCCGTCTCATCGGCGGGCGCGATGGGATTGATGCAGGTGATGCCCGGCACGTGGGCGGGCTTGCACATCCGCCATGGTCTCGGCCGCGATCCTTATGATCCCCGCGACAACATCCTTGCCGGTACAGCTTACCTGCGCGAGATGTGGGACCGCTACGGCAATGTGGCGGCGATGCTCGCCGCCTACAATGCCGGTCCCGGTCGCTATGACGAGCATCTCACGACAGGCCGAGTCCTGCCCGCCGAGACGCGTACCTATATCGCCACGCTCGCGCCGCTTTTCGGCGGCGCGGCTGCGCCCGATGCGCCGACGACTGTGCGGCCCCCACCACCGGACTGGCGCGATGCTCCGCTCTTCGTCGCACAGGCCGGTGGTAATGCGACTGCGACCACCCCTCCGACCAGCGAGGTTCGCGCGACCGCTCCGGTGCGCGATCCTGTTGATGCTGTGCCGCAGGGTGGCAACATTTTCGTGGCCCGCGCGAGCGATGGGGATGCGCCATGA